The Caulobacter sp. FWC26 genome window below encodes:
- a CDS encoding ATP-dependent endonuclease yields the protein MYLAELRIRNFRKLKDVALEFQPGLNILVGPNNTGKTAVVDALRALLGGIDEPYPRMTTEDIHRPKVGAADGDILFEYVFANLDLDDESEFMPAIRPGRDGAMRAHFSVSYGSADKTGRLQAKRWCGEHKENGLTTEMADHLRGVYLPALRYASQGLKPSRGSQLARLLHILADDDGRAGINDALVELDTALRKHPPILQTQAAIAGRHATMLGEQLAQVLEIGLSVSDFQRLAARLSISVDALELDQNGLGFNNLIFMAVVLSEMARNTDAAFRGLIIEEPEAHLHPQLQAVLLRYLTDIQTAVEGEKAVQIFVTSHSPNFASIAELKTLICLVDRGGFVEPFLPRRVNFGKGKREKLERYLDVTRAEIFFARRIIFVEGAAELMLVNVLAQKAGFKLRDHGVSVISVEGLNFDCFLPLFGEQALRVPVAIVTDADPVDADGAALYPAVGDAVTVSANTAKMLQSQDGLVKICHGLKTLEYDLALEPENVATMLAALTDIHPGIGADLTKTVTARDPGQARAEALFRGMFERPQNNVQKGRFGQALAQAFLGEGATCAVPQYIRDAIEHVCQVEVG from the coding sequence GTGTATCTTGCTGAGCTTCGGATCCGAAATTTCCGCAAGCTCAAGGATGTGGCGCTTGAGTTCCAGCCGGGCCTAAACATCCTGGTGGGGCCCAACAACACAGGCAAGACCGCCGTGGTCGACGCGTTGCGCGCCTTGTTGGGCGGGATCGACGAGCCCTATCCGCGGATGACCACGGAGGACATTCATCGCCCCAAGGTCGGGGCGGCCGACGGCGACATCCTCTTCGAATACGTCTTCGCCAACCTGGATCTGGATGACGAGTCCGAGTTCATGCCCGCCATCCGGCCGGGCCGGGACGGCGCCATGCGCGCGCATTTCTCGGTCAGTTATGGCTCGGCCGACAAGACCGGGCGGCTGCAGGCCAAACGCTGGTGCGGCGAGCACAAGGAGAACGGACTGACCACGGAGATGGCCGATCATCTGCGCGGGGTCTATCTGCCAGCCCTGCGCTACGCCTCCCAGGGCCTCAAGCCCAGCCGGGGCAGCCAATTGGCCCGACTGCTGCACATTCTGGCTGATGACGACGGCCGCGCCGGCATCAATGACGCCTTGGTCGAGTTGGACACGGCGCTGAGGAAGCATCCGCCGATCCTCCAGACCCAGGCCGCCATCGCCGGCCGCCACGCCACGATGCTGGGCGAGCAGCTGGCCCAGGTGTTGGAAATCGGCCTCAGCGTCAGCGACTTCCAACGCCTCGCCGCGCGGCTTTCGATCTCGGTCGACGCGCTGGAACTCGATCAGAACGGTCTGGGCTTCAACAATCTGATCTTCATGGCCGTGGTGCTCAGCGAGATGGCCAGGAACACCGACGCGGCGTTCCGAGGTCTGATCATCGAGGAGCCCGAAGCCCACCTGCATCCCCAGCTGCAGGCGGTGCTCTTGCGCTATCTCACCGACATCCAGACCGCAGTGGAGGGCGAAAAGGCGGTTCAGATTTTCGTCACGAGCCATTCGCCCAACTTCGCCAGCATTGCCGAGCTGAAGACCTTGATCTGCCTGGTCGATCGCGGCGGCTTCGTCGAGCCCTTCCTTCCGAGGCGGGTGAACTTCGGCAAGGGAAAGCGCGAGAAGCTGGAGCGCTACCTCGACGTGACCCGCGCCGAAATCTTCTTCGCTCGTCGGATCATCTTCGTGGAGGGCGCGGCCGAGCTGATGCTGGTCAATGTCCTGGCCCAGAAGGCGGGCTTCAAGCTGCGTGATCATGGTGTCAGCGTCATCAGCGTGGAGGGGCTCAACTTCGACTGCTTCTTGCCCTTGTTCGGCGAACAGGCGCTGCGCGTGCCCGTCGCGATCGTCACGGACGCCGATCCCGTCGACGCCGACGGCGCGGCGCTCTATCCGGCCGTCGGTGACGCCGTAACCGTGTCGGCCAACACCGCCAAGATGCTGCAGAGCCAGGACGGTCTTGTGAAAATCTGCCATGGCCTGAAGACGCTCGAGTACGATCTGGCGCTGGAGCCTGAAAATGTCGCGACGATGCTGGCGGCGTTGACGGACATCCATCCGGGCATCGGGGCGGACCTGACCAAGACCGTGACGGCGCGGGACCCTGGCCAAGCGCGCGCAGAGGCGCTCTTCCGCGGCATGTTTGAGCGCCCACAGAACAACGTGCAGAAAGGCCGCTTCGGCCAAGCCCTGGCCCAGGCGTTCTTGGGCGAGGGCGCGACCTGCGCCGTTCCACAATATATCCGCGACGCCATCGAGCATGTTTGCCAGGTCGAGGTTGGATGA
- a CDS encoding UvrD-helicase domain-containing protein has protein sequence MTGLSGEQQAVLTADLQSLAVLACAGSGKTRTAVHRLLEVRRRLERPRGRVALLSFSNVAVDTFRKDYAALCQARSISALGRVDIDTIDAFITANILRPHAYRVMQAPRAAFLVSGSEPFLKGFTLPPPAKGAPPISVKDIHVKVVGRQFVFYLDHFGHQQELDRTEAKALVERLGRVGGYTHELGRYWCCRALVQEKRLREVFAHRYPQILVDEAQDIGSAQQTVLTALSTAGSVITLIGDPNQGIYDYAGADGAYLRGHSAKPYALSTNYRSIPAITAVAQALSGVAGGTDRAGRPAPFGAYAVACDPDQLDLVIEQFRQAVETSGLDPAKSAVLCRASKLANTLSGDTASVGAGAVRLMAAAATARDGVGDVHRAFKLAAEALEQSLLDDAPRGLAVQLSDPARHADLRPVRRLVWKFARSPVDGLPGASLQANTEWIVRLREVVEALLAQIEAVSGLKAAPNLAMRLAAKALPAAPVSTLRPAAARALRVDTVHGAKGESLDAVLYIVTKAHLDALLAGVGTEDGRIGYVAVTRPRDLLWVGVPQKILPTYRAALTAVGLLPLPDAGTPVRA, from the coding sequence ATGACTGGGCTTTCAGGCGAGCAGCAAGCCGTCCTCACCGCCGACCTGCAGAGCTTGGCCGTTCTGGCCTGCGCTGGAAGCGGGAAGACCCGCACGGCCGTGCATCGGCTGCTGGAAGTGCGACGCCGGTTAGAACGGCCCCGGGGACGCGTGGCCCTGTTGTCCTTTTCAAACGTGGCGGTCGACACCTTCCGCAAGGACTACGCGGCCCTCTGCCAGGCCCGATCGATCTCGGCGCTGGGCCGCGTCGACATCGACACGATCGACGCCTTCATCACCGCCAATATCCTACGCCCACACGCCTATCGAGTGATGCAAGCACCACGGGCGGCCTTCCTGGTCAGCGGCTCGGAGCCGTTCCTGAAAGGCTTCACCCTCCCGCCGCCGGCCAAGGGCGCGCCGCCGATCAGCGTCAAGGACATCCACGTCAAGGTCGTGGGCCGTCAGTTCGTGTTCTATCTGGACCACTTCGGACATCAGCAGGAGCTCGATCGGACCGAGGCGAAGGCGCTGGTCGAACGGCTCGGGCGGGTCGGCGGTTACACCCACGAACTTGGCCGCTATTGGTGCTGCCGGGCCCTCGTGCAGGAGAAGCGACTGCGCGAGGTCTTCGCTCATCGCTACCCGCAGATCCTGGTCGACGAGGCCCAGGACATCGGCTCGGCTCAGCAGACGGTGCTGACCGCCTTGAGCACGGCGGGATCGGTTATCACCCTGATCGGCGATCCCAATCAGGGGATCTACGACTATGCCGGCGCCGACGGCGCGTACTTGAGGGGGCACAGCGCCAAACCCTACGCCTTGTCGACAAACTACCGATCGATCCCGGCCATCACCGCCGTTGCCCAGGCCTTGAGCGGGGTCGCCGGCGGCACCGATCGTGCGGGGCGACCGGCGCCATTCGGCGCCTACGCTGTCGCCTGCGATCCCGATCAGCTCGACCTTGTCATCGAGCAGTTTCGGCAGGCCGTGGAAACGAGCGGTCTGGACCCGGCCAAAAGCGCAGTCCTGTGCCGGGCCAGCAAGCTGGCCAACACCTTGTCGGGGGACACCGCGTCGGTCGGCGCCGGTGCGGTCCGGCTGATGGCGGCGGCGGCCACCGCGCGCGACGGCGTCGGCGACGTCCATCGCGCCTTCAAGCTGGCGGCGGAGGCCTTGGAGCAGTCGCTGCTCGATGATGCGCCCAGGGGCTTGGCGGTCCAGCTGTCCGACCCGGCGCGGCACGCTGATCTGCGCCCGGTTCGGCGCTTGGTATGGAAGTTCGCCCGATCACCGGTGGATGGCCTTCCCGGGGCAAGCTTGCAAGCCAACACTGAGTGGATCGTGCGCCTGCGCGAGGTGGTCGAGGCGCTGCTGGCCCAGATCGAAGCGGTAAGCGGGCTCAAAGCCGCCCCGAACTTGGCTATGCGGCTGGCGGCCAAGGCTCTGCCTGCCGCGCCGGTATCGACGCTCCGGCCCGCCGCCGCCAGGGCCCTTCGAGTCGACACGGTCCACGGCGCGAAGGGGGAGAGCCTCGACGCGGTGCTCTACATTGTCACGAAGGCTCACCTGGACGCGTTGCTCGCGGGCGTGGGAACCGAGGATGGAAGGATCGGCTATGTCGCCGTGACCCGGCCACGCGACCTCCTGTGGGTGGGCGTCCCTCAGAAGATCCTTCCGACCTATCGGGCAGCCCTAACGGCGGTCGGACTGCTTCCGCTGCCCGACGCGGGGACGCCCGTCCGGGCTTGA
- a CDS encoding DUF2026 family protein yields the protein MARLLLPLSDYNRVYQVVHGVIRDLGTAERSCIHFATMGAYLLNKHYKVPARVVAGAFGLCVNGGAIPDVAFFGRQDAGLLSSDGSGFHMWIQTETHLIDFMAPIFPEAFAEHGATFGTPRKMLQRPLAEEAAALANLATPGDFYAMPNLDLTQELADEFFDRVVNGDLMKVADAWFGKRTGKQKPSIMMGDSHGPPIRLSLPSTIATGAW from the coding sequence TTGGCCAGACTCCTGCTGCCTCTCAGCGACTACAATCGCGTTTACCAGGTGGTCCACGGCGTGATCCGCGACCTCGGCACGGCCGAACGGTCCTGCATCCATTTCGCCACCATGGGCGCGTACCTACTGAACAAGCATTACAAGGTTCCGGCTCGGGTCGTCGCCGGCGCCTTTGGCCTGTGCGTGAACGGCGGCGCTATACCCGACGTTGCGTTCTTCGGCCGTCAGGACGCGGGTTTGCTAAGTTCCGATGGGTCCGGATTCCACATGTGGATTCAAACTGAGACCCATCTGATCGACTTCATGGCCCCGATCTTCCCCGAGGCCTTCGCCGAGCACGGGGCCACCTTCGGGACGCCGCGCAAGATGCTCCAACGCCCGCTGGCCGAGGAAGCGGCGGCGCTCGCCAACCTGGCCACGCCCGGGGACTTCTACGCCATGCCCAATCTGGACCTGACGCAGGAACTGGCCGACGAGTTCTTCGACCGGGTGGTGAACGGGGACCTGATGAAAGTCGCCGACGCCTGGTTCGGCAAGCGCACCGGAAAGCAGAAGCCGTCGATCATGATGGGCGACAGCCACGGGCCGCCGATCCGCCTTTCTCTGCCTAGCACGATCGCGACCGGCGCCTGGTAG
- a CDS encoding 3'-5' exonuclease, with protein sequence MPDAAPPPPDQPDLATLEAMAAQLEASGRYRLLRRFETCTLHPADAPSTLKRGVYLDTETTGTDGRKDEILELAMVPFDYDPEGRLCAVHAPFVALNQPSKPIPPEITKITGITDAMVEGQAIDPGEVAAFIASAVIIIAHNAAFDRLFAERLSEAFKHKGWACSMSQVDWKGQGFEGTKLSYLAGQAGFFFDGHRAENDCLAGLEILGRPLQDGRTALAHLLEAARAPAWRIVAERSPFEMKDKLKARGYRWNGEEAAGPKAWFTDVADSDREAELLFLTQEIYGYDPGLTPRRLTAFERFSERA encoded by the coding sequence ATGCCTGACGCCGCGCCGCCCCCTCCAGATCAACCCGACCTCGCCACCCTGGAGGCCATGGCCGCTCAGCTCGAAGCCAGCGGCCGCTACCGCCTGCTGCGCCGGTTCGAGACCTGCACCCTGCATCCGGCGGACGCCCCCTCTACGCTCAAGCGCGGCGTCTATCTGGACACCGAGACCACAGGCACGGACGGCCGCAAGGACGAGATCCTCGAGCTGGCCATGGTGCCGTTCGACTATGATCCGGAGGGCCGCCTGTGCGCCGTCCACGCCCCGTTCGTGGCCCTGAACCAGCCATCCAAGCCCATCCCGCCGGAAATCACCAAGATCACCGGCATCACCGACGCCATGGTCGAAGGCCAGGCGATCGATCCCGGCGAAGTCGCCGCCTTCATCGCCTCGGCGGTGATCATCATCGCCCACAACGCCGCTTTCGACCGGCTGTTCGCCGAACGCCTGTCCGAGGCCTTCAAGCACAAGGGCTGGGCCTGCTCGATGAGCCAGGTCGATTGGAAAGGGCAGGGGTTCGAGGGGACGAAGCTTTCTTACCTCGCCGGCCAGGCCGGCTTCTTCTTCGACGGCCACCGGGCCGAGAACGACTGCCTGGCCGGGCTGGAAATCCTCGGTCGCCCCCTCCAGGACGGCCGCACCGCCCTGGCCCACCTGCTGGAAGCCGCCCGCGCGCCCGCCTGGCGGATCGTCGCCGAACGCTCGCCCTTCGAAATGAAGGACAAGCTCAAGGCCCGCGGCTACCGCTGGAACGGCGAGGAGGCCGCCGGCCCCAAGGCCTGGTTCACCGACGTCGCCGACTCCGACCGCGAGGCCGAGCTACTCTTCCTGACCCAGGAGATCTACGGCTACGATCCAGGCCTCACCCCCAGGCGCCTCACCGCCTTCGAGCGGTTCTCAGAGCGGGCGTGA